The genomic stretch GATATCATAACCTCATCAGATTTTGATGGGGAAAAGGCACTGCGAGAACATCGTGAGAAGCTTCTAGAGAAAAGAGAGCAATTGGATCAGCTCATCGGAAATGTTGAGAAAACCATTGCGCAAAAGGAAGGGAGAATCACTATGTCCGACAAAGAAAAGTTTGAAGGATTTAAACGTAAGATGATCGAAGAAAATGAAGAGAAATATGGCCAGGAAATCCGTGAAAAATACGGTGAAGAAACCGTAGCAAAGTCCAATGAGAAGTTCATGAACATGTCGCAAGAGCAGCATGACCAATTCACCAAGCTTAGTGAAGAAGTGCTAGCAACCCTTTATGAAGCCTTTAAGACAGGGGACCCCGCAGGAGAGCTGGCTCAAAAAACAGCCGATCTCCATCGACAATGGCTTACCTTTACTTGGACTAGCTACTCCAAGGAAGCTCATGCAGGGCTAGCCCAGATGTATTTGGATGACTCAAGATTCACAGCTTTTTACGATGAGAAGCAACCCGGGGCAGCAGAATTCCTTCGCGATGCAATCTTCATTTATACCGGGGTTAAGAAGTAAGGACCAGATGGATAACAATCAGAAAAGTAACGACTCAAGAGCTACAGATAACTATTAGATAAGGACGTTAAAAAGTGCACCTCAAACGTTAGATTTTTGTCTAACATTGGGGTGCACTTCACTTAGGGTGTCTTTGCTAATTTCCGTCTCATGGTCCATTCAAGAGGAGGAATGCGTAGAAAGGTGTTGGATTGACATAGTGATATTGTGGCTTATATAATGTGAACAGAAGCCTTTAAAGGTTTAACTATAAGAAAGGTAAGGTATCTGCAGAAAATGAAGTAATTCACTTTACTAGGAAAATATGCTTTTTAGAGAAGTCGTGTTAACGGCTTTGAAACGCATGCATTTTTGACTGTGAGTGGATAGTGATTATTCTGTGGATAGCTTTTCATACAACTGCGTCTTGAAGACTGTAACGTCTGAAGTGCCTTATGATCTGGAAGGGTCTCGAGGCACAGTCAGCATTATAGTCGCTGCGCTGTCATTTGAAGCACTATCCTCTCCGGTACAATAGGAGGGGTTTTTTATTTTATTAGTGGAATGCAGCAATGTGAAAAAATACTTCGGAGACCGCTTAGTCATTGATATCAAAAAACTGAGTCTTTATTCAGAGGATAGAATTGGCATCGTTGGGATTAATGGAGCAGGCAAAACAACTTTGCTCAATCTACTCAGCCAAAAGCTCCAGCCCGACGAAGGGTGGGTCAAGCTCTATGGCCAATCCTCAACAATTTCTCAGTTAGAATCGCCCGAGCAGGAAACGATCAATCAGGAAATGGCGTCAAAATTCAAAATCCCTATGACCTACAGTGAGAAGTTAAGCGGCGGCGAAAAGACTCGCTTTAAACTGGCGGTTTGCCTTAGCCAAAATAGCACCATGATCTTTGCTGATGAGCCCACCAGCAATATGGATATGGAAGGAATCGAGCAGATTGAGCACTACTTTGCGGGGTATGACGGTGGATTATTCCTCATTTCCCATGACCGCGGTCTCCTCGATGGTTTGTGCAATAAGATTTTGGAGCTAGAGGATGGACAGATCAAGATTTATCCGGGCAATTATAGAAGCTATTGTGAACAGAAGGCTCGTGAAAGAGAACGAGCTCAGTTTGAATATGGACAATACGTTTCAGAAAAAAAGCGTTTAGAGCGGGTCGTGATCGAGACCAGCGAAAAGTCAAAGTCGATACGCAAGACTCCCCGCAGGATGGGAAACTCAGAAGCCAGACTGCACAAGATGGGTAACCAAAAAGCTAAAGCCAACTTAGATCGAAGTAAGAAGAGTGTCGAGACGAGAATTGAGCAATTGGAAATCAAAGAGAAGCCTAACAAGATTGAGAAAATCAAGCTAGATCTTGCGGACACCCAAAGGCTTCACAGTAAAGTGATCATTGAAGGGAAGAAGATCAATAAAGCCTTTAGCAGTCGCGTTATCTTTAAAGAGGCGGGATTTCAGATCGAAAATGGAGCAAAGGTAGCCTTAATCGGCCCCAATGGGTGCGGGAAAAGTACCTTGCTGAAAATGATCATGAAGGGAGAGGAGTCCATAAGGATTGCCCCCAGTGCCAGAATCGGTTATTTCAGCCAAGATTTGAGCGTCCTCGAGGATCAGGAAAGCATCATGGACAATGTTATGGCAGAAAGCATCTATCCTGAGAGCTTCGTCAGAAGTTTATTAGCTCGGTTGCTTTTTAAAGGAGATCAGGTGTATAAGAGGGTCAAGGTGCTCAGCGGGGGAGAGCGGGTGAAGGCCTCCTTCGCCAAAATCCTCTGCCAAGACTATAACCTCTTGGTTCTCGACGAACCAACCAACTATTTGGATATTAACTCGCTGGAGGTCATTGAAGAAGCACTGCAGAATTATGATCGGTCCTTACTTTTCGTCTCCCATGACCGCCGTTTCATCAGATCAGTGGCCAACTCTATTCTGAACATCGAGGATCATAAGCTCATCAGCTTTAAGGGGAACTATACTGAATATCTAGCGAGTCGGCAGAAGGTAACGGATAGCGGAAAGGAAGAAGTCGCCAAGAAAATCTTCGTGCTGCAAAACCGTTTAAGCGAGGTGGTGGGCAGAATCTCCCTACCCTCGAAGAAAGATAATCGTGAAGCCCTCGATCAAGAGTATGACGAAATACTCGCTGAGTTGAAGCGACTCAGGGCCATGCTGAAGTAGAATAAGACGTTTCCCACAAACGTAATTCACATAGGAACTCCGCGTATTTGCGCGGGGTTCTTATGTATGAGTAATTACTTGCGGCAACAATGATTTATTTATATAGTAACGATTAAGAATTTGTTTGATCCATAAAAAGGAGTTATCAGAAGAAAAGGGCGGAAACGTGTAAAGCCTAAACGAATAACTAATGGATTTCGGTTAATTTAGTACAATTAACTAAAATTTAATTATCTTTGTATAGTTATATCATTTTTAAGTTCTTCGTATTATAAAAGTGAAAGTTATATCAATCCCTGGTAACCATCATGAAAGGAGGGTAGATAGAAAATGGGGTTACCTGATCCTCTATTAGTAAAAAATTTTATGAAAGGGGTGTATGAATGAAGAAGTTTACAAAGAAAGCGTGCGCACTTGCCCTTGCAGCCGTTTTCGCATTATCGAGTAGTGTTGTACCAGTTTTGGCAGCCGATAATGCTCTAATGAAGGCACCAGCTAAAGATGCAGCATTTGTTGCAGGTCTCGAAGGCTTCAAAAACGTAACGGGCAAAAACCTACTTGATCAAGATGTGGGAATGCAAGAAGGCTTAATAATTCGCCAAAGTCGTGTTGAGAATGGAAAAATAATTATTCCGAAATCAGGACTTTATTACACAACACGAACCGGAACTGCGGATATGCTTACTGGCCATAAAGTAACTATTCTTGGTAAAGAGTACACCATTGTCGATACTGCGACCAGACTAGATGTTATTACCAATGCCGATGTTAAGAAGGGCGGGTCTGTTCCGCTAGGTGATGGTTCCAAACATCTTGAACTCAGTAGTATTGGAATCGATGGAAATGGATTCCAGGCACCAGAAGCCACTTTTCAGATTCTAAAGCCCTCAGGAAACTACTATGGGTCTGCCTTCGAAGTATCACCGAACGCAAAACTGAGAAATATTGCTGAAGGTGTGTTAAATGATGGTACCGGAAGAAAAACTGGAACCTACTACCCTGGTAAAGATGGACAGAATTTTCATGTTGAATATTATGGTTCACCAGTAGCCATTAGTGGCCAATCTTATTTGGTCGCTGGTGAAGTAACAGCTGAAGTTGCCCATGTTAAGGAGTTTGCTACGGGAGCAATCGTGTATAGCCTACTGAGTGATAAGCCAGCTGTTGAAATGAAACTCGGAAAAGGCGAAAAAGCTACTCTTGGCGATTACACTGTTACAGTTACTGACATTACTAAAGATTCAGTATCCGTTGAATTAACCTCTAAGGATGGGAAAGTTACCCAGAAGACACTCGGTCCATTGACAGAAGATACCATGAAATACTTGCCGGCAGATGAGGTAACGCGTAATAGTCTTGTTGTACGGCCTGAAAATGATACTGTACAGGTTCAACTTGATGCGTTTCGCGAGCCCTTCAAAGATGGCAAAGTTGCCCTGGTAGGCTATACTGATTTGGTGAAATTTGAAAATCCGGGAACCTGGGCAAGTGACCCACGGTTTATTTCCCGGCCCGACACATGAAGCACCTGTTCTTTGCTAATCGAGTTGATGCTCGAAAATAAAGACGAGATCGTACTCGATTCAACCAACAACGTGTTTGTTGGTCCAGACGAATATTTCAAAGTTGTTATCGATGAGTTTGATGGTCAAGTTGTAAAATCATGGCATGTTGAAGATGTAAACGGAAATAAGACCCCTAATTTAGCCGATCGAGCTCAGGGTAAGAACATTGATCTTATGATTAATGTGAAAAATCGCACAGTAGCTCATTTTGTCAGCCGTTACCAAGTTAATTTACTTACTGAGCAACAAGCTCAAATTCAGAAGTTATCTGCAGCAAATGCTGCCCCTGCTACGGAAGCTCCTGCGGCTGCACCAGCACCTGCTAAAAGCTCCGGAGTTCCTGTTGCTGTGCCTGTTGGTATCGCAGTAGTAGCTATTGCGATTATCGCATACCAAGCTTCGCGCAATAAGGAC from Desulfitobacterium dichloroeliminans LMG P-21439 encodes the following:
- the abc-f gene encoding ribosomal protection-like ABC-F family protein, translating into MECSNVKKYFGDRLVIDIKKLSLYSEDRIGIVGINGAGKTTLLNLLSQKLQPDEGWVKLYGQSSTISQLESPEQETINQEMASKFKIPMTYSEKLSGGEKTRFKLAVCLSQNSTMIFADEPTSNMDMEGIEQIEHYFAGYDGGLFLISHDRGLLDGLCNKILELEDGQIKIYPGNYRSYCEQKARERERAQFEYGQYVSEKKRLERVVIETSEKSKSIRKTPRRMGNSEARLHKMGNQKAKANLDRSKKSVETRIEQLEIKEKPNKIEKIKLDLADTQRLHSKVIIEGKKINKAFSSRVIFKEAGFQIENGAKVALIGPNGCGKSTLLKMIMKGEESIRIAPSARIGYFSQDLSVLEDQESIMDNVMAESIYPESFVRSLLARLLFKGDQVYKRVKVLSGGERVKASFAKILCQDYNLLVLDEPTNYLDINSLEVIEEALQNYDRSLLFVSHDRRFIRSVANSILNIEDHKLISFKGNYTEYLASRQKVTDSGKEEVAKKIFVLQNRLSEVVGRISLPSKKDNREALDQEYDEILAELKRLRAMLK
- a CDS encoding MerR family transcriptional regulator; translated protein: MEYTVQKLAHLAGISSRTLRYYDEIGILKPARIASSGYRIYGQREVDRLQQILFYRELGMSLEGIKDIITSSDFDGEKALREHREKLLEKREQLDQLIGNVEKTIAQKEGRITMSDKEKFEGFKRKMIEENEEKYGQEIREKYGEETVAKSNEKFMNMSQEQHDQFTKLSEEVLATLYEAFKTGDPAGELAQKTADLHRQWLTFTWTSYSKEAHAGLAQMYLDDSRFTAFYDEKQPGAAEFLRDAIFIYTGVKK